One Persicobacter psychrovividus DNA window includes the following coding sequences:
- the tilS gene encoding tRNA lysidine(34) synthetase TilS yields the protein MVNSTKFNKSIRYSANNPMILNAFLAQLKAKGLYSPEKPYLLAVSGGLDSMVLLHLFCQHHLPVTIAHCNFQLRGTASELDELLVRKTAEQLQIPLHCTTWDTRSEAQKQGGSIEMVARTLRYQFFENLVNTHQYAYVATAHHLNDQLETFLFNTAKGCGIAGIKGMQTQRGQLIRPLLDFSRKQLQDYADLHQIAYREDESNLEVKYQRNRIRHHIIPELKHINPELEKTFAATQYRISEAHKQLLQWAEELKVKAWKQQAQQIWMDKGIIAEQASPILLLEYWLRPMGFSFAVIEQIAQHLKSPAGKQFEGKNGRLFTDRHHLIYQEQQQDLRTIEVKIDDQSLVSQDFKLSFEKMAKNDYQLERVPDIGAFDLDKIEFPLKLRPWQLGDKFQPLGMRGKKKISDFLIDQKVPLPLKERCMVLESNGKIIWVVGYRPDDRFKITDSTTNIWRVQKQSL from the coding sequence TTGGTAAATTCCACCAAATTTAATAAATCCATCCGCTATTCCGCCAATAATCCCATGATCCTTAATGCGTTTTTAGCACAATTAAAAGCCAAGGGGCTTTACAGCCCAGAAAAGCCCTATCTGTTGGCTGTCAGTGGTGGGCTTGATTCCATGGTATTGCTCCATTTATTTTGCCAGCACCACTTACCTGTCACCATTGCGCACTGTAATTTTCAACTTAGAGGAACCGCCTCCGAACTCGATGAATTACTGGTCAGGAAAACGGCTGAACAACTGCAAATACCCTTGCATTGTACCACATGGGATACCCGCTCGGAGGCTCAAAAACAGGGAGGATCCATCGAAATGGTGGCCAGAACTTTACGTTATCAGTTCTTCGAGAATTTGGTAAACACCCACCAGTACGCTTATGTCGCTACGGCACACCACCTCAACGACCAGCTCGAAACCTTTCTGTTCAATACGGCCAAAGGTTGCGGAATAGCAGGCATTAAAGGCATGCAAACCCAAAGAGGGCAGCTGATTCGCCCTTTGCTGGATTTCAGCAGAAAACAATTGCAAGATTATGCCGATTTGCATCAAATAGCGTACAGGGAAGACGAAAGTAACCTGGAGGTGAAATATCAGCGCAACAGAATACGACATCATATCATTCCTGAACTTAAACACATTAACCCTGAGCTTGAAAAGACTTTCGCCGCGACACAGTACCGAATTTCCGAAGCTCACAAACAGTTATTGCAATGGGCTGAAGAGCTCAAGGTCAAGGCATGGAAACAGCAAGCACAGCAGATTTGGATGGACAAGGGTATAATTGCTGAACAAGCCTCCCCAATTTTGTTATTAGAATACTGGCTTCGCCCGATGGGTTTTTCCTTTGCCGTTATTGAACAAATTGCGCAACACCTGAAAAGCCCTGCCGGAAAACAATTTGAAGGTAAAAATGGCCGACTGTTTACCGACAGGCACCATTTGATTTATCAGGAACAACAGCAGGATTTACGCACCATCGAGGTCAAAATTGACGATCAGTCTTTGGTCAGCCAAGATTTTAAATTATCTTTTGAAAAGATGGCCAAAAATGATTATCAATTAGAAAGAGTTCCCGACATTGGGGCTTTCGACCTTGATAAAATTGAATTTCCACTGAAACTTCGCCCCTGGCAACTCGGCGATAAGTTTCAGCCGTTGGGAATGAGAGGCAAAAAGAAAATCAGTGATTTTCTGATCGATCAAAAAGTTCCCTTGCCGCTAAAAGAGCGCTGCATGGTGCTCGAAAGCAATGGGAAAATTATCTGGGTTGTTGGCTATCGCCCCGACGACCGATTTAAAATCACCGATTCAACAACTAATATTTGGCGTGTACAAAAACAATCTTTATGA
- the yfcE gene encoding phosphodiesterase: MKVIFISDVHGSMMAIKKALKAVEQEKADQIVLVGDLMYHGPRNPLPEEYAPADVAQLLNTYKNKIIAVRGNCDSEVDQMLLDFPMMADYTVLQTEGQYFYITHGHLHTPMDPPALPKNAIFVSGHTHLPVAEKEGDLFFFNPGSVALPKGGFQASYGVFEGNTLTVKDFNGETIKSTTLD, translated from the coding sequence ATGAAGGTCATTTTTATTTCGGATGTCCACGGGTCGATGATGGCCATAAAAAAAGCCCTGAAGGCGGTGGAACAAGAAAAAGCAGATCAGATTGTACTGGTTGGGGACTTGATGTATCACGGCCCTCGGAACCCATTACCTGAAGAATATGCCCCTGCAGATGTTGCCCAATTACTGAATACGTATAAAAATAAAATCATTGCCGTACGCGGAAATTGCGACAGCGAAGTGGACCAGATGCTACTGGATTTTCCAATGATGGCGGATTACACTGTTCTGCAAACAGAAGGGCAATATTTCTACATTACACATGGGCACCTCCATACACCTATGGACCCTCCAGCCTTGCCCAAAAATGCGATTTTTGTTTCTGGCCATACCCACCTGCCAGTAGCCGAAAAAGAAGGCGACTTATTTTTCTTCAATCCAGGTTCCGTAGCACTCCCAAAAGGTGGCTTTCAAGCAAGTTATGGTGTATTTGAGGGCAATACCTTAACGGTAAAAGACTTTAATGGAGAAACTATAAAAAGCACAACATTAGATTAA
- a CDS encoding OstA-like protein, whose protein sequence is MRKIIALFACVLVMMSMGQVQAQNKKEKVNYDAKDLVNGRRGSVRYQKLIGDVVFSFKKRNAQIYADSAYYYRRKGEMECYGKVRIVENDSINITSRKLVYRTTERMAKLREDVVYSDGNMTLYTDFLDYNTTSKSAHYFNSGKIIDGENTLTSTQGTYYPNQKKMVFSGEVKLVNPEYTLETDSLIYNTVTKEATTFGYTKSTRSDGSTLDTPHGMIYDASSQESQVYSGVIETDAYRVKGDDMVYNKAENLYKVIGNVYMLSKKDSVEITGQEAYYDKSRGYTKIWGSPVMKKIMEVDTFYLSADTLIAVDNKQENENKMLAFHDVKIWKSDLQGIADSMAYNMNDSLIYLYDDPLLWAQRNQIEADSISLKLGKGSLDKMFLQRNAFIIMEDTVGNFNQIKGREMVAHFKGKSIEEVDVNGNSESLYFALKQDNSLQGLNRILCSNMKIFFEGTQPSEVRFYVKPEATFYPPHEITDELKVLKGLNWRKSDRPTLEDVLAPRGVQPADSTGVISTPAPILKEAIDAPALNE, encoded by the coding sequence ATGCGTAAAATCATCGCTTTATTCGCTTGTGTGCTTGTTATGATGAGCATGGGTCAGGTGCAGGCTCAAAATAAAAAAGAGAAAGTAAACTACGACGCCAAGGATTTGGTTAACGGTCGGCGAGGATCTGTGCGCTATCAGAAATTGATTGGTGATGTGGTTTTCAGTTTCAAAAAACGTAATGCACAGATTTATGCCGATTCTGCTTACTATTACCGCAGGAAGGGTGAGATGGAGTGCTACGGAAAGGTACGTATTGTTGAGAATGACTCGATAAATATTACCTCGCGGAAGCTGGTTTACCGAACCACCGAGCGGATGGCCAAGCTGCGTGAGGATGTGGTTTACAGTGATGGCAACATGACGCTGTACACTGATTTTCTGGATTACAACACCACCAGCAAATCTGCCCACTATTTTAACTCTGGAAAAATTATTGATGGTGAAAATACCCTGACGTCAACTCAGGGGACTTACTACCCAAACCAAAAGAAGATGGTCTTTTCGGGGGAGGTAAAACTGGTGAACCCTGAATATACGCTCGAAACCGATTCCCTGATTTATAACACAGTTACCAAGGAAGCCACCACCTTTGGCTACACCAAAAGTACCCGTAGCGATGGCTCTACCCTTGATACTCCCCATGGCATGATTTACGACGCCAGCAGTCAGGAATCGCAAGTTTATTCTGGGGTGATTGAAACCGACGCCTACCGGGTGAAGGGGGACGATATGGTTTATAATAAAGCGGAGAACCTGTATAAGGTGATTGGCAACGTATATATGCTGTCGAAAAAAGACAGTGTGGAAATTACCGGTCAGGAGGCTTATTACGACAAATCGCGTGGCTATACCAAAATTTGGGGAAGCCCAGTGATGAAAAAAATTATGGAGGTTGACACTTTCTATCTTTCAGCAGATACGCTGATTGCTGTTGATAACAAACAGGAAAATGAAAATAAGATGTTGGCCTTCCATGATGTAAAGATATGGAAATCTGACTTGCAGGGAATCGCTGATTCTATGGCTTATAATATGAATGATTCACTGATTTACCTTTACGATGATCCATTGCTGTGGGCGCAGCGAAACCAGATTGAAGCGGATTCCATTTCATTGAAATTAGGAAAAGGTTCTCTGGATAAAATGTTCCTCCAACGGAATGCCTTCATTATTATGGAAGATACTGTGGGTAATTTCAATCAGATTAAGGGGCGTGAAATGGTGGCTCATTTTAAAGGCAAAAGCATTGAGGAAGTTGATGTGAATGGTAACAGTGAGTCGCTTTACTTTGCCCTGAAGCAAGACAACAGCTTGCAGGGACTTAACCGGATTCTGTGCAGTAATATGAAGATCTTTTTTGAAGGGACTCAACCTTCGGAAGTCCGCTTTTATGTTAAGCCTGAAGCAACCTTCTACCCTCCTCATGAAATTACGGATGAGCTCAAAGTACTTAAAGGCCTTAATTGGCGGAAAAGTGACCGTCCTACCCTCGAGGATGTCCTGGCGCCGAGAGGCGTGCAGCCTGCTGATTCTACTGGCGTTATCAGTACCCCTGCGCCAATTCTAAAAGAGGCGATAGACGCACCCGCTTTGAATGAATAA
- a CDS encoding cyclic nucleotide-binding domain-containing protein, with amino-acid sequence MKGLFKKPYSDEDIQLYDFLQNCPLLAELNYRELSEFKPFLYLREYQKDEAIFFRNDPSQVLYIIKNGEVSMSVDIEGNFEELGRIGAYGAFGKNALLPHTHRLHHTIVTSTKAEIYAIPASDLHDIFEKYPEIENKMLRALTVYYNDYMKKLFIAYKKSKAFFELKDVYQ; translated from the coding sequence ATGAAAGGTCTCTTTAAAAAACCTTATTCTGACGAAGACATTCAACTTTACGATTTTCTGCAAAATTGCCCTTTGCTTGCTGAGCTCAATTACCGTGAGCTTTCGGAATTCAAACCCTTTCTATACCTGAGGGAGTACCAAAAAGATGAAGCCATATTTTTCAGAAATGATCCCAGCCAGGTGCTGTATATCATCAAAAATGGCGAAGTAAGCATGTCTGTGGATATCGAAGGAAACTTTGAGGAACTCGGCAGAATTGGTGCGTATGGGGCTTTCGGAAAAAATGCCCTCTTGCCACACACCCACCGACTCCACCACACCATCGTTACAAGCACCAAGGCGGAAATCTATGCTATTCCAGCCTCAGACCTCCACGATATTTTTGAAAAATACCCAGAGATTGAAAATAAAATGCTTCGTGCCCTGACGGTCTATTATAATGATTACATGAAAAAATTATTCATTGCTTACAAAAAGTCGAAAGCCTTTTTTGAGCTCAAGGATGTTTATCAATAA
- a CDS encoding SDR family NAD(P)-dependent oxidoreductase encodes MKKKIAFITGATSGIGKATAEALAPHYNLILCGRREERLTELANTLDTDTYPLLFDVRELEKVEQCIHSLPEEWKAIDLLINNAGNAHGLDLIHQGSILDFDAMIDINVKGLLYVSRTIVPMMVERKTGHIINISSIAGKEVYPNGGVYCASKHAVTALSDGLRMELNPFNIKVSNVCPGAVDTEFSAVRFKGDMERASKVYEGYEPLYAKDIADIIAFMVLRPEHVNISDITILPKAQGSATIFNKK; translated from the coding sequence TTATCACAGGAGCTACCTCAGGTATTGGGAAAGCCACTGCCGAAGCTTTAGCCCCACACTACAACCTGATTCTGTGTGGCCGCCGCGAAGAGCGACTGACTGAACTCGCCAATACCCTCGATACCGATACCTACCCGCTACTGTTTGATGTCAGAGAACTGGAAAAGGTGGAGCAATGTATTCATAGTCTTCCTGAAGAATGGAAGGCCATCGATCTGCTGATCAACAATGCAGGTAATGCCCATGGTCTGGACCTGATTCATCAGGGAAGTATTCTCGATTTTGATGCCATGATCGACATCAATGTAAAAGGCTTGCTTTATGTCTCGCGCACGATTGTCCCGATGATGGTCGAACGAAAAACAGGGCATATCATCAATATCAGCTCTATTGCAGGAAAAGAGGTCTACCCTAACGGAGGCGTTTACTGTGCCTCAAAACATGCTGTTACGGCCCTGAGTGATGGCTTGCGTATGGAATTGAACCCTTTCAATATCAAGGTCAGTAATGTATGCCCTGGCGCAGTGGATACAGAGTTCAGTGCTGTAAGGTTCAAAGGGGACATGGAACGTGCAAGCAAAGTGTATGAGGGCTACGAGCCACTGTATGCCAAAGATATTGCCGACATTATCGCATTCATGGTGTTGCGCCCTGAGCATGTCAATATCAGTGATATTACCATTCTCCCGAAAGCACAAGGTTCAGCTACAATTTTCAACAAAAAATAA